The sequence below is a genomic window from Silene latifolia isolate original U9 population chromosome 7, ASM4854445v1, whole genome shotgun sequence.
tccatgactagattcgaaatataactcatattaacctatttacccatttaaatacgattttaacttgaaaaatccatatttcgagcaaaaaaactcattttatcatgaaaatttacaggccattagtagataatatatgtgaaaacatatccaaaaaccactaaaaaattAGAAGtctagctatttttcgtccaaaaatgacatttttatcataaaaatcacattttaatgccaataatatataaaatgaaaccGTTCTTCCTCAAGCTTCTCTGCAATGGCGCGAAGCAGGAGGACGACGTCTGCTAGTAACACTCCAGTGAGATCAAAAATACTAATAATTCATCTACTATTAacacaaataaatcaaaaaatagTACTATTACGCTAAATAATAAAGAATTGAGTGAAATTGCGAAGTCTGTCAGCAATGGCGAGAGTTCTAAAGCTGCGGAATTGCGTGCTTTTAATCTTGCGAAGGAACTGACTGTGATTTCGGAGGATAAATCAACAGATGATGAAGAATGGCAAGAGGTTGGACGTCGTCGCCACCGCGTGTCTTCTCCTTCAGCTGGTAAGACTCCGATATTGCAACTGTCTGTTGAAGATGTGTAGAATGAGCTTGATTTTTGGTCTACTTCGATTTTCTGTTATGTTCTGGGTTCAAATCCGCCTAGCAACGTCTTAGGAGGTTATGTTAGACGTATTTGGAAGAATTTAACAATTGATAAGGTTGCTTTTCAACCAAATGGTGTATGCTTGGTTCGATTTAAGAACAGTGAGGATAAAATCAAAGCGCTTCAATCTGGACCCTTATTCTTTGACAGTAAGCCTTTTATTGTGAAGGATTGGGCTCCTGATTCCAAATTGGAGAAGGAAAAACCTAAATCAGTTCATATTTTGATTAGGTTTTACAATCTAAGTTTTAAATACTGGGGAAATGCTTTACCAAAACTTGCAGGGTTGGTTGGTTCACCTGTTCAGTGTGACCGGGCTACTAAGGAGCGTGAATTTCTGGAGTATGCCAGGTACATGGTGGAAGTACAGGTTGGCCAACCCCTGCCTGATGCTATTGACTTCCTGGATGAGAATGGTGTGCTCAGAACTCAGAGGGTGCATTATGAGTGGAAGCCTGCTGTTTGTGCTACATGTCATGGAATTGGCCATGAAACTGGTTCCTGTAAGAAGGAACCTTCTAAGCCTGCTCCTAAGAAGGTGAATATGGTCTGGAAACCCAAGGTTGTGGCTCCTATGGTGGCAAAGCCAGTTACCCCTAGTCAAGGGAGGACTGAGGAAGTCTTACCAGTGTTGAACCCTGCCTCTGTGGTTACTCCTATGCCTTTTCAGGGGTCTATGACAAACACTGTTACACCTGCAGCTGGTGTTATTCATAAGATTGCAAAGAGGGGAGAGGGGGGTGTTCAGAGTGGTCCTTCTTTTATGGATGTTCTCAGTTTTTCCATTAGAAGGAACCTCCTGAACAGCCTTAGCAAGGGGAAAACAACTCTTCATTTCAATGGTTAGTATTGGGTTTTGGAATGTCCGAGGTATCAATAAAAGGAATAAGCAAGGAGATGTTAGGAGACTCCTTTATATGAATAATGTAGGTTTCTTTGGACTTATTGAGACTAGAGTTAAAAGTAGTAATATAAATAAAGTGCAAGATGGTTTGGGTACTAAATGGAAGTTTCTTGTGAATAATGATGTCATTGAGGGTGGCAGGATTTGGATTCTGTGGGATCCTTCCCTTTTTACTGTGAATGTTATAAGCAAAGAATGGCAACTTATGCATTTGCAGGTCACTTATCTTCCGAATGGTTTCAGCTGGACCTGCTCTATGATTTATGGTAGTAATAAAGATGCTGATAGGAGTAGTCTGTGGTCTTCTCTTAAGTCCCTGGCTGCCTCAGTTCATGGTCCATGGCTAGTTATGGGTGATTTCAATAATGTGCTTTATTCTGATGAGAGGATAGGAGCTAAGGTTACTGATGCTGAGACTAAGGAGTTTCAAGGGTGTGTTGATCATTGTGGTTTATATGACCTGGTTGTTCAAGGGGCTTACTACACCTGGAACAACAAACAGGATGGGGATGCTAGGGTCTTCAGTAGGATTGATCGTGTATTGGCTAATGATCAGTGGATTTTGCATGGTCCAGCTGGTACTGTTAATTTCCTACCTGAGGGATTGTTTGATCACAGCCCTAGTATCATTAGTCTTTGGGAGGATGAGGAAAAGCATAAATCATCTTTTAAATATTTCATGATGTGGAGTAAGGATGGTAATTTTAAAGAGACTGTGCAAGGTATATGGAATCAACAGATCAGAGGGTGTCTTATGTTTCAGGTGGCAAAGAAACTTAAGATGCTTAAGGGTCCTCTGAAGAAACTTAACAGAGAAGGTTTTGGTGATATTATTAATACTACTGAAGTGGCTCGTTTAGTCCTTGAAAAGAAACAATCCCAGCTTCATTTGGATCCCCATAATTCCCTGCTGCAAATGGAAGAGAGAGCAGCTGCTCAATCTTTTAAGCAGCTTCAGGATGCCAAATTTTCTTTTTTAGGCCAGAAAGCAAAGGTGGCTTGGATGACTTGCAATGATGAAAACACTCATTATTTCCATAGCTCAATTAAAGCCAGGAGAGCTCAGAACAAGGTTCTTAAAATTTTGGATATGAATGGCAATCCTTGTTCTGATAATGGGTCCATTGAAATGGCTTTCATTGAGTATTACCAGAAGCTCCTTGGAAGTTCTGAAAGTGTAACCAGGGTTAACTGTGGGGTGGTTAGGAGGGGAAAATGTGTCTCTGATTTTCAGTCTGATTCTATGGTAGCTGAGGTTACTAAGGAAGAGGTCAGAGCTGCTCTCTTCTCTATTCCTAATGAGAAAGCCCCAGGGCCTGATGGATATTCCTCTAGCTTCTTCAAGGATGCTTTTGATATCATTGGTGATGATGTTATGGGGGCTGTGTTGGAGTTTTTCTCTCATGATCAGTTACTGCAACAAATTAATTCTACTATGATCACTCTTGTCCCCAAGAAGGAGTTACCTATTTCAGTTATGGATTTCAGACCCATAGCATGCTGTAATGTGGTTTATAAGTGTATCTCAAAAATTATTTGTGGTAGACTGAATGATGTGCTTGCTGATATCATTAGTCTGAACCAAAGTGCCTTCTTAAAAAATAGGGATATTGTAGATAATATCCTTATTTGCCAAGACCTTGTAAGGCTTTACAAGAGGAGAACCTGCTCTCCTAGAGTGATGATGAAGATTGATTTGAGGAAGGCTTATGACTCTATTGAGTGGGCTTTTGTGGAGGATATGCTTTATGCCCTGCAATTTCCTAGGAGAATGATAGGGTGGATTATGCAATGTGTCTCTACCCCTTCATATACTCTTTCTCTTAATGGCAATCAGTTTGGGTACTTTAAAGGTAAGAGAGGCTTGAGGCAAGGAGATCCTATCTCCCCTCTCCTCTTTACTTTATGTCTGGAGTATTTCACTAGAATCCTTGATCTGGTTACTGTCACTCAGAATTTCAGATTTCATCCTATGTGCAAAGCCTTGAAGTTGTGTCATCTGGCCTTTGCTGATGACCTTCTTATTTTCTGTAGAGGTGACTCTGATTCTGTCACTGTGATAATGAGGGCTCTTACTACCTTCTCTAATGCATCTGGGCTGCATATCAATAAAGATAAGTCTGATATCTTTGTGAATGGTATTCATGGTGTAGCTGAGGACAATATTCTTCATATCTCTGGTTTTAAGAAGGGTGCCCTACCTTTTAAATACCTGGGAATCAATATTTCACATAAGAGGTTGACTAAGGTTGATTGTAacattttggttgagaaattggTGGCTAGAATTAGAGGATGGGGGCAAAGCATCTGAGCTATGCAGGCAGGCTTATTTTGGTTAAGTCTGTCTTGACACAGATTCATAGTTATTGGGCTAGAGTTTTCCTTCTTCCTAAAGCCATTATTCATAAAGTTGAGAGCATCTGCAGAGCATACTTGTGGTCTGGTTCTGATGAGCATCATAAGGTGCCTGCAGTTGCTTGGGATAAGTGATGTCTGCCCAAAGATCAGGGTGGGCTTGGGATTATTAATTGTTATCATTGGAACATTGCTACCCTTGGGAAATACATCTGGTGGGTTGCAAATAAGAAAGATAGTTTGTGGGTAAGATGGGTATACCACCTCTATATTAAACAGCATGATTGGTGGCAGTATTCTCCCTCTTTACAGACTAGTTGGACTTGGAGGCAACTGTGCAAAGTTAAGGATCTCCTTGCTCCTGGTTTTGCTCAGTGGTTGCAGGTCCCCTACTCTATTTCCTTGGTCTATTCTTGGCTCTCTGGTTCTCAGGTGACTGTTCCTTGGATACCTTATGTTTGGAATAGGTTGGCTCTACCTAAGGTGAATTTTATTAATTGGCTATTCATTCAAGGTAGGCTCCTTACCAAAGATAGGTTGGCAAAGTTTGGAGTGATCAATGATGGTATTTGCTTCTTGTGTGGGACTATGCAGGAGACTTCACTGCACCTGTTCTTTGAATGTCCTTTCAGTTTGAGATGTTTACATCTGTTGCAGACCAGGCTTGGTTTTTTCTGGACTGTGGATGTCATTGCAAACAGCCTGAATTGGAGGGAAAAATCCTTGCTGCGTAAGAAAATCATTTTAGCTGCTATTGCTAGTCTGGTATACTATATTTGGGAGGGGCGCAACAAATGCAGATTAGGTGATTGGGTTGCTCGGCCTGAAGCTGTTAGAGAGCGTATCCATGCTACTCTTCGTGGAAGATTACATATGCTACAAATGGAAAAGGTTCCTAGTAGGGATATAGAATGGGTAAAGAATGTGATTTTGTGCTAAATTATGTAATGTTGTGCTAGAAAATTGCTATAGTTGGTGTATGTACTTCATTGTCAAAGTTTTAATGAGAagattcacatttcaccaaaaaaaaaaaaaaaaaatatatatataaaatgaacaataaaatccataaattaaccaaaatgtcctaaaaatcacttaggaccagaaacttttaacatgcaaagttatttttaggtttatcttcataaaaccaaattaattagttttgtatgttaatcatataactcggaaaaactatgaaccgatttgcatgcaaataacctaaggctcatgataccgcttgttagaattatttaatctcattaatatacatattcagATATGTTCAAAtatttatgcatgcaaactaaaaacaagattagagaagaaatcattaatcttactatatgatttcggattaatgggcaccaacaaattcacctatttgttagttcttgagctttcctaaaaatggatgaacaaggttcaaagtagaacctctcccaaaagtgaatacccaaggaaacctcttaataaccaatattattttgtactagaaataatacaagtcttactataaaattgacacaaaaatattttgtatttcctcttgaataatttcggtcaagaggagagatttgtgagttttatttctctaagttttcacaaaaatggtagagagaaaattttcttacactagaaaaatgttatgaaaaatgaatgaataattagagaatAACCCTTGGCTTCTTGTGGGGGAAAACCGGTTAGAGGGAGtaagagtgcccaatgcatgggctagtttttctacccaagaaatcataggcatgtaaggctacaagcaaggtcttatcattgtattttccacttaaaaataattaacacaattttaaagaccctaaccctcccatttcggtacacttaataaaatgggaggtccattttcttttttgtcatttgtcaattgtgacatatgtggaatgttacttgacatgtgaaattgtaa
It includes:
- the LOC141589943 gene encoding uncharacterized protein LOC141589943, which gives rise to MARSRRTTSASNTPSVSNGESSKAAELRAFNLAKELTVISEDKSTDDEEWQENELDFWSTSIFCYVLGSNPPSNVLGGYVRRIWKNLTIDKVAFQPNGVCLVRFKNSEDKIKALQSGPLFFDSKPFIVKDWAPDSKLEKEKPKSVHILIRFYNLSFKYWGNALPKLAGLVGSPVQCDRATKEREFLEYARYMVEVQVGQPLPDAIDFLDENGVLRTQRVHYEWKPAVCATCHGIGHETGSCKKEPSKPAPKKVNMVWKPKVVAPMVAKPVTPSQGRTEEVLPVLNPASVVTPMPFQGSMTNTVTPAAGVIHKIAKRGEGGVQSGPSFMDVLSFSIRRNLLNSLSKGKTTLHFNGFFGLIETRVKSSNINKVQDGLGTKWKFLVNNDVIEGGRIWILWDPSLFTVNVISKEWQLMHLQVTYLPNGFSWTCSMIYGSNKDADRSSLWSSLKSLAASVHGPWLVMGDFNNVLYSDERIGAKVTDAETKEFQGCVDHCGLYDLVVQGAYYTWNNKQDGDARVFSRIDRVLANDQWILHGPAGTVNFLPEGLFDHSPSIISLWEDEEKHKSSFKYFMMWSKDGNFKETVQGIWNQQIRGCLMFQVAKKLKMLKGPLKKLNREGFGDIINTTEVARLVLEKKQSQLHLDPHNSLLQMEERAAAQSFKQLQDAKFSFLGQKAKVAWMTCNDENTHYFHSSIKARRAQNKVLKILDMNGNPCSDNGSIEMAFIEYYQKLLGSSESVTRVNCGVVRRGKCVSDFQSDSMVAEVTKEEVRAALFSIPNEKAPGPDGYSSSFFKDAFDIIGDDVMGAVLEFFSHDQLLQQINSTMITLVPKKELPISVMDFRPIACCNVVYKCISKIICGRLNDVLADIISLNQSAFLKNRDIVDNILICQDLVRLYKRRTCSPRVMMKIDLRKAYDSIEWAFVEDMLYALQFPRRMIGWIMQCVSTPSYTLSLNGNQFGYFKGKRGLRQGDPISPLLFTLCLEYFTRILDLVTVTQNFRFHPMCKALKLCHLAFADDLLIFCRGDSDSVTVIMRALTTFSNASGLHINKDKSDIFVNGIHGVAEDNILHISGFKKGALPFKYLGINISHKRLTKIHSYWARVFLLPKAIIHKVESICRAYLWSGSDEHHKGGLGIINCYHWNIATLGKYIWWVANKKDSLWVRWVYHLYIKQHDWWQYSPSLQTSWTWRQLCKVKDLLAPGFAQWLQVPYSISLVYSWLSGSQVTVPWIPYVWNRLALPKVNFINWLFIQGRLLTKDRLAKFGVINDGICFLCGTMQETSLHLFFECPFSLRCLHLLQTRLGFFWTVDVIANSLNWREKSLLRKKIILAAIASLVYYIWEGRNKCRLGDWVARPEAVRERIHATLRGRLHMLQMEKVPSRDIEWVKNVILC